A segment of the Lactobacillus sp. ESL0700 genome:
CCCAAAATCACCTTTTTATCGCCAACTTCTGCACGAATATCGGCAATCTTCATCTCGATAAAGTCAGTCATTGACCAATCGGCCTTGGCCTTGCAAACTTTAAAGGCAAAATTTTTCAAAATGTCCAAGCCATACTGGGTGTTGCGCACCTCAGCGTGAAATTGGATACCGTAGAATTTAGCCGAATTGTTCGCAATTGCAGAAATTGGGCAATTTTTACTAGAAGCAACTGTCGTAAAGCCATCGGGTGCCTTAGTTACCAAGTCGCCATGACTCATCCAAACATATTCATCCTTTGGCAGACCACTAAACAAGACAGAATCAGGAGCTTCAACCTTAATATCGGCGCGCCCATATTCTGAATTATCGGCCGGCTCCACCTTGCCGCCCAAGTAATACGACATCAGCTGCATCCCGTAGCAAATGCCCAAAATAGGAATCCCTAATTTAAAAATGTCAGGGTCAACTTTCAGCGCCTCTTCAGCATAAATACTATTCGGCCCACCAGAAAAGATAATGCCCTTAGGAGCAATCTTTTTGATTTCTGCCATACTAATATCGTGTGGCAATAATTCCGAATAAATACCAAAATCACGCAATCGCCGCGTAATTAATTGATTATATTGACTACCAAAATCTAAAACAATAATTTCATCAAAATCACTGATATTTTTGTTCACGGCCATCCCCCAATCCTTTGTAAAACTATACTTTAAATTAACTAAACCATACTAGGATTTATGTTTACGGTCAACTATTTTCTTCACAAATTATTTTTAAATGCGAATTATATCCTATATATGTCAAAAATAATTCGTTTTTAAAAATAAATTTTATTCTTGCATGCGCTGCTCATCTCTGTTAGAATTCATTCAACACACAAATATTAATCTGTATATTGTCGTAATCAGGTCGACAGTTTCTACTCAGAACCGAAATTCTGAACTATGGATTAAGCAGCATCTTTTAGTGGTCGTACTGACTACTTTTAAGGGCTTCTTTTACCATAGTTTTGGTAGAAGAGGCCCTTATTTTTTTCAAGGAGGAAAACGTGAAGTTACTAGAAGACCGCATTAGACGTGACGGTGAAGTTTTACCCGGAAATGTCCTGAAAATCAACTCGTTTTTGAATCATCAAGTTGATCCTGAATTGATGATTGCCTGCGGACAAGAATTTGCCCGGCGCTTTCAAGATAGTGGCATTACCAAGGTCTTGACTTGTGAGGCTTCCGGCATTGCCCCGGGGATTATGGCTGCTTTTGAATTGCGCGTGCCGATGGTATTTGCCCGCAAGAAGAAGCCATCGACACTCAACGATGCGGTTTACTGGGCCGATGTCTTTTCTTACACCAAAAAGGTCACTAACAAAATCTGTGTTGAGCAAAAGTTCCTGAGTGAAGACGACACGCTGCTAATTATCGATGACTTTTTAGCTCATGGCGAGGCTGTTAAAGGCATGATTAATATTGCCGAGCAAGCTCATGCAAAGATTGCCGGCGTTGGTGTGGTCGTTGCCAAAACCTTTCAGGGTGGTAGCGATTGGATTCAAGACCACAATTACCGCTTGGAAACTTTAGCCAATATTACGAGCTTAAAAGACGAAAAAGTACATTTTGCAGGTGAAGAATAATGGCGCAAAAAGAAGTCAGCCAACAAAAAGCTGCTATCTTAGGCTTACAACACTTACTTGCAATGTATTCCGGCGCTGTCGCCGTGCCGTTATTAATCGGTAGTGCATTAAAATTCTCTGCTAGCCAAATGACTTATCTAGTTTCGATCGATATTTTCATGTGCGGCTTGGCAACTTTGCTTCAATTATTACGTAACAAGTACTTTGGCATCGGCTTTCCCGTCATTTTGGGTTGTGCCATTCAGGCCGTAGCTCCTTTGCAGATGATTGGGCAGAAGTTTTCAATTAATGACATGTACGGCGCCATTATTGTGGCTGGTATTTTCGTGATTTTGATTTCTAGCATTTTCGCTAAAATCAAGAAGTTCTTTCCTCCAGTTGTCACTGGTACGTTAATCACAACAATCGGCTTAACCTTAATTCCGGTTGCTGTGCAAAATATGGGCGGCGGCAATAGTAGTTCAAAAGACTTCGGCAATTGGCAAAATCTACTGCTGGGCTTTGGCACCATGTTCATTATCTTAGCGTTTGAAATCTGGGCAAAAGGCTTCTTGCATTCGATTTCTGTCTTAATTGGACTAATTATCGGCACGATCATTGCCGCTTGCATGGGCCTCGTATCTTTTACGCCAGTATTGCAGGCTTCATGGTTCCACTTACCACAATTATTTTACTTCGGCGTACCTCACTTTGAGTGGTCTTCCAGCATGACGATGATTATTATCGCATTAGTTTCAATGGTTGAATCCACGGGCGTGTTCTTTGCGACTGGCGACCTAATTCACCACAACGTTACTGAGGACGACTTGAAAAAGGGCTACCGTGCAGAAGGCTTAGCACAAATTTGCGGGGGACTGTTCAATGCATTTCCTTACACGACTTTCTCGCAAAACGTCGGCTTACTGCAATTATCTGGGATTAAAACCAAGCGCCCAATCTATTGGGCAGCAGGACTCTTAATGGCAATGGGTTTGCTACCAAAAATCGGCGCGTTAGTAACCATTATCCCTACCCCCGTTTTAGGTGGAGCCATGCTTGTCATGTTTACCATGATTGCCGTACAAGGAATTAAAACCCTAATCAAAGTTGACCTCAGCGACAACAATAATGTATTAATTATTGCAATTTCAATTGGCTTAGGCCTTGGTGTCACAATCTATCCACAAATTTTTCAAAATTTACCCCAAACAATTCAACTCTTTCTTTCAAATGGGATTGTGATTACCAGCTTATCGGCAACTATTCTAAACTTATTACTTAAAGGAGGCGGTGCTAGTAAACAATAATTTTTTATAATGTAGGTAAGTTTTCTTGCCCTTGGAAATACTTACTTGCGCCTAAAAAGGAGCTACTTCTAATTGAAGTAGCTCCTTTTATTATGTTATTCAAAATTGGCTGGTTGGTCTTAGTTAATCACAATAGTGACAAAAATTCCGCACCTTGTGGAGTAGCTAAAAATATTGCAAACAATATAAATATAATTCCACAAACTAATAATAAGCATTTAATCTTTTTCGACAACTTCTTTGATAAACTCAAAATAATAAAAATTAAACCTATCAAACAAGAAATTATCATTATCCAAAAACCCATAAATATTTTCTCCTAATCGATTTCTCTTATATATCCCTTACTAAGCATTAATATTTGATCGTGCTGCATAGCAATTTCTTTATCATGCGTGACTGTTAAAATAGTTTTTTTATTCTTTAATCTTGTTATAGCAAATCTTTTTCAATCATTGTTCAATGGTTCATATTTTCACATTCAAACATAAAATTTTTATTTTTCAAAAAACGATTAATAGTTTAAAATTTATTTATAAATCGCTTACATAAAATTAGAAAGAGGCTATCAATGGAAATTAATGAATTACTAAAAAAGTATCGCCTTATCCAACATAAGTCCCAACAAAGTTGGGTTGGCAATATCGTCAGCCGCTCGTTTTATACCAAAGTAGAACAAGGAAAAAGTCACTTATCAGCAAATGATTTACTTGACCTACTTCACTACAATCACATCCCAACCGTTGATTTTTTTACCAAACTAAATGAAGTTGATCGCTCTCAGTACCATCAGAAAACTCAACTAAAAACTTTAATTACTAATGCCTATTATCAAAATTCAAAATCAAAATTAGAACAGATCAAAGAAAAAATAATTAGTAGTAATTATCCTAATCAAGAGGAGCAAATCGCCTTGATTAATGCCTATATTGCATTAGTAAATAACGATTTTGATAGCTTAGATGAAAAAAGTCGTAGCTATCTGAAAGAAAAGTTTTTAAACACAAAATTTCTGAGTAAGGACTACTTAACTATTTACCGCAACCTAATCCCCCTATTTGAACTTGATCAAAATATTGCTATTGTCAAAAAAATTCTTAACAAATTTTTGAATATTAATGAAATTGATATTCAAGCTTCATTAATAGTAATTTTAGTTAACATTACTTTTCTATGTGTCGAAAGCCAAAATTATCAAGACGCTGCCTATTTCATCGCATGTGCTGATAAAATTAATACTAGACCCGATAACTTTTTCTATAAAATAGGAATTTTGCTGTCTAAAAACATCCTTGCATATCATAAAAAACCAGAAGAATCTTATCTAGAAAACTGTCAGGAAATTATTAAAATAACCAAGTTAAACGGCATGGACGCATACAGCCATGAACTTGAAGTTTACTTGCAAAACAATATTTAGCATATAAAAAGAGAGAACTATTTAGATTATTAAATAGTTCTCTCTTTTATAGTAATAGAAATTAATGCCAAAATGTTACCAGCTATTAAAATTTATGTTTGCTTTTGTTATAATACTATTACAGAAAAGCTAAGGCGGTAGTTATTTGCTTTCAAAGGAAGTGGTGCTTATGGTGATTAAACACCTGCACTTCAAAATTCTGATGAAAGGAGGTAACCTCGGTGTCTACTTCAGACGCTATTCAATTAATGCTTTCTTTTGGCACTTTCGTTGTTGCCTTGATTGCATTAATTGTAGAACTGATTAAAAATCAGTCAAAAAAATAAAATCGCCTTAGCTCTAGTGAAGTTAGCGATTTTATTTGTAAATCTATAAGTTTGCTACCGTCTTACGCGGTTTCTGTAAGGAGTTCTATTACTAGTAGAACTCCTTTTCTTTTTTTATTATAACACATTAATTGTACTTAATTGTCTTCCAACTACACTAATTTATATTGGCAAATAGCATTTTTATTGTTGCCTTGATTGCATTAATTGTTGAACTGATTAAAAATCAGTCAAAAAAATAAATCGCCTTAGCTCTAGTACAGCTAGCGATTTATAATCTTTATAATTAAACTAACAAACTACCGCCTGATGCGGTTTCTGTAAGGAGTTCTATTACCAGTAGAACTCCTTTTCTTTTTTTATTATAACACATTAATTGTACTTAATTGTCTTTCAACTACACTAATTTATATTGGCAAATAGCACTTTCATTATTGCCTTGATTGCATTAATTGTTGAACTAATTAAAAATCAGTCAAAAAAATAAATCGCCTTGGCTCTAGTACAGCTAGCGATTTATAATCTTTATAATTAAACTAACAAACTACCGCCTGATGCGGTTTCTGTAAGGAGTTCTATTACC
Coding sequences within it:
- a CDS encoding xanthine phosphoribosyltransferase, yielding MKLLEDRIRRDGEVLPGNVLKINSFLNHQVDPELMIACGQEFARRFQDSGITKVLTCEASGIAPGIMAAFELRVPMVFARKKKPSTLNDAVYWADVFSYTKKVTNKICVEQKFLSEDDTLLIIDDFLAHGEAVKGMINIAEQAHAKIAGVGVVVAKTFQGGSDWIQDHNYRLETLANITSLKDEKVHFAGEE
- a CDS encoding nucleobase:cation symporter-2 family protein, coding for MAQKEVSQQKAAILGLQHLLAMYSGAVAVPLLIGSALKFSASQMTYLVSIDIFMCGLATLLQLLRNKYFGIGFPVILGCAIQAVAPLQMIGQKFSINDMYGAIIVAGIFVILISSIFAKIKKFFPPVVTGTLITTIGLTLIPVAVQNMGGGNSSSKDFGNWQNLLLGFGTMFIILAFEIWAKGFLHSISVLIGLIIGTIIAACMGLVSFTPVLQASWFHLPQLFYFGVPHFEWSSSMTMIIIALVSMVESTGVFFATGDLIHHNVTEDDLKKGYRAEGLAQICGGLFNAFPYTTFSQNVGLLQLSGIKTKRPIYWAAGLLMAMGLLPKIGALVTIIPTPVLGGAMLVMFTMIAVQGIKTLIKVDLSDNNNVLIIAISIGLGLGVTIYPQIFQNLPQTIQLFLSNGIVITSLSATILNLLLKGGGASKQ
- a CDS encoding putative holin-like toxin translates to MSTSDAIQLMLSFGTFVVALIALIVELIKNQSKK